One window of the Camelina sativa cultivar DH55 chromosome 1, Cs, whole genome shotgun sequence genome contains the following:
- the LOC104712467 gene encoding formin-like protein 11, with the protein MVSFRQIFLMIIVVVVSLHCCKVGFFCIVADAKELDDWKVLVVEHGERYRTQIGKYAGEDGGEKKNKLGVLEKFRALLDLIKPSTSRRRTLAESASLSPWPAPAPSPFPGGGPIESPAYPPAPPRPIPPHLRRPLPQRTHPLKQHEIRKREQEKGGTFKKILVPVVVSTASGIGFVVCVVGVFCLCARIRKRKKNGKTPSFKRKKGKSQSSTRKVSVNPTLDFLYLNSLGVDLERQNSVKETQETDQKDLNDRNGGLLEEEVKRSIETETSHDWDNASSYSTKEIVSVHENDDEQTVNSVSAPVVVINGRDDTSDDDESFHSVGVGSSQHSNPRLSNASSASGSVNVGSSQRFSEHKLDIPECSGNDFGISTPPPPPPPPPPLPQFTNKRLHTQSTPETTNNLQTLSSQLCEKICASSSKPSLPINVPNTQDDGSKSLPRPPPPPPLPTQQLQVAGMNKTPPPPLSLDFSERRPLGKDGAPLPKLKPLHWDKVRATPDRTMVWDKIRTSSFELDEEMIESLFGYTMQSSTKNEEGKSKTPSPGKHLLEPKRLQNFTILLKALNATADQICSALGKGEGLCLQQLEALVKMVPTKEEELKLSSYKGAVDELGSAEKFLRALVGIPFAFQRAEAMLYRETFEDEVVHLRNSFSMLEEACKELKSSRLFLKLLEAVLKTGNRMNVGTIRGGAKAFKLDALLKLSDVKGTDGKTTLLHFVVQEISRSEGIRVSDSIMGRIMNQRSNKNQTPEEKEEDYRRMGLDLVSGLNTELRNVKKTATIDLEGLFISVTNLRDGLGQLRCLASEKLKGDEENRAFVSSMSSFLRYGEKSLEELREDEKRIMERVGEIAEYFHGDVRGDDKNPLRIFVIVRDFLGMLDHVCRELRCFRVPNSPSPLAPFR; encoded by the exons atggtttcTTTTCGTCAGATTTTTCTCATGATCATTGTAGTTGTGGTATCGTTACACTGCTGCAAAGTTGGATTCTTTTGCATTGTTGCTGATGCTAAAGAGCTTGATGACTGGAAGGTTTTAGTGGTGGAACACGGTGAGAGGTATCGGACCCAAATCGGTAAATACGCCGGAGAAGACGGAggcgagaagaagaataagcttGGGGTTTTGGAAAAGTTCCGTGCTTTACTCGATTTGATTAAACCCTCTACTTCCCGGAGAAGAACTCTCGCCGAGTCTGCTTCTTTATCTCCTTGGCCGGCGCCGGCGCCGTCTCCGTTTCCCGGCGGTGGTCCTATCGAGTCTCCGGCGTATCCTCCTGCTCCTCCACGGCCGATTCCTCCACATCTCCGTCGTCCGTTACCTCAACGGACTCATCCATTGAAGCAACACGAGATTCGAAAGCGAGAACAAGAGAAAGGAGGTACTTTTAAGAAGATTCTTGTACCTGTCGTTGTCTCTACAGCTTCTGGAATCGGTTTCGTGGTTTGTGTTGTTGGAGTGTTCTGTCTCTGCGCCAGAATcaggaaaaggaagaagaacgGTAAAACGCCGTCGTTTAAGCGTAAAAAGGGCAAATCTCAGAGCTCGACGAGGAAGGTTAGTGTGAACCCTACTCTCGATTTCTTGTACTTAAACTCACTAGGGGTTGATTTGGAGAGACAAAACTCTGTCAAAGAAACACAAGAAACTGATCAGAAGGATTTGAACGATCGCAATGGTGGATTGCTTGAAGAAGAGGTAAAGAGAAGTATTGAAACAGAGACTTCGCATGATTGGGACAATGCTAGTAGTTATTCAACTAAAGAGATTGTGTCGGTGCACGAAAACGATGATGAACAAACAGTAAACTCTGTTTCTGCTCCTGTCGTTGTTATCAATGGACGTGATGATACTTCAGACGATGATGAGTCTTTTCATTCCGTTGGTGTTGGCTCCTCTCAGCATTCAAATCCAAGATTGTCAAATGCTTCTTCTGCTTCCGGTAGTGTTAACGTTGGATCTTCTCAACGCTTCTCAGAACACAAATTGGACATTCCTGAATGTTCCGGGAACGATTTCGGAATCTCTActccaccaccgccaccgccaccgcctCCACCGCTTCCGCAGTTCACAAACAAACGTCTTCACACTCAGTCTACGCCAGAAACCACTAATAATCTGCAGACGCTTTCATCGCAGTTATGTGAAAAAATTTGTGCTTCTTCCTCGAAGCCAAGTCTTCCGATCAATGTACCAAATACACAAGATGATGGTTCTAAATCTTTACCGCGtccaccaccgccgccaccgTTACCCACACAACAGCTTCAAGTAGCTGGAATGAACAAAACGCCTCCACCGCCATTGTCTCTTGATTTTTCTGAGCGTAGACCATTAGGCAAAGACGGAGCTCCATTGCCTAAACTGAAGCCGCTTCACTGGGATAAAGTCAGGGCTACACCAGACCGGACTATGGTATGGGATAAGATCAGAACAAGCTCTTTCGA ATTAGACGAAGAGATGATTGAGTCACTGTTCGGGTATACAATGCAAAGCTCAACGAAGAATGAGGAAGGGAAGAGCAAAACCCCATCACCAGGGAAACATCTTCTTGAACCTAAGAGACTTCAAAACTTTACCATTCTCTTGAAAGCTTTAAACGCAACCGCAGACCAAATCTGTTCTGCCTTGGGGAAAG GGGAAGGCTTGTGTTTACAGCAACTAGAAGCGTTGGTGAAGATGGTGCcgactaaagaagaagaattgaagcTGTCTAGCTACAAGGGAGCGGTGGATGAGCTTGGATCGGCTGAGAAATTTCTCAGAGCTCTTGTCGGAATTCCATTTGCGTTTCAGAGAGCTGAAGCAATGCTATATAGGGAAACGTTTGAAGATGAAGTGGTTCATCTCAGAAACTCCTTCTCCATGCTTGAG GAAGCTTGCAAGGAGCTTAAATCAAGCAGATTATTCTTAAAGCTTCTAGAAGCTGTCCTAAAGACTGGAAACAGGATGAATGTAGGAACTATACGCGGTGGTGCAAAAGCCTTCAAGCTCGATGCTCTGCTGAAGCTCTCTGATGTAAAAGGCACAGATGGAAAGACCACTCTGCTTCATTTCGTTGTACAAGAGATCTCTCGGTCTGAAGGAATCAGAGTTTCAGACAGCATCATGGGACGGATCATGAACCAGAGATCAAACAAGAACCAAACACCTGAGGAGAAAGAGGAGGACTACAGAAGGATGGGACTCGATCTCGTCTCAGGTCTAAATACAGAGCTACGTAACGTGAAAAAGACTGCAACGATTGATCTGGAAGGTCTTTTTATCTCGGTAACGAATCTGAGAGACGGGTTGGGGCAGTTGAGGTGTCTAGCTAGTGAGAAGCTGAAAGGGGACGAAGAAAACAGAGCATTCGTAAGTTCGATGAGCTCGTTCTTGAGATACGGAGAGAAGAGCTTGGAGGAGCTGAGGGAAGACGAGAAGAGGATAATGGAGAGGGTTGGAGAGATCGCAGAGTATTTTCATGGAGATGTGAGAGGAGATGACAAGAACCCATTGAGGATATTTGTGATTGTAAGGGATTTCCTGGGGATGTTGGATCATGTTTGTAGAGAATTGAGGTGTTTTAGGGTTCCTAATAGCCCTAGCCCTTTGGCTCCGTTTCGATGA
- the LOC104712558 gene encoding cell cycle checkpoint control protein RAD9A isoform X1, whose product MEFSISGNALKTFARSITCLARVGNELVVQASPTQLALHTLNASRSAYQCITFQSSFFDVCTVSGPQAHFSVLLKAVCSVLRTPLASIDHMSVQLPDHDASKVKWTLECFSGMKKTYWITCNVEPDIQHLSLDRSRFPSTLVVHPRNLSKLLGNFQSSLQEITIIATDQASFPSDAASDIGGKAVEFRSYVDPNKDGDSLLHTQLWIDPSEEFIQYTHAGDPVDITFSLKELKAFLSFCEGCEADIHLFFEKAGEPILMAPKFGLGDGSSSSFDATLVLATMLMSQLQEGIPQEPPGAANSTGCHADEQVGSQPHERSRQNASGHPSDHTRVWSELSAGIATKSVNGSEDSPQAQGQPDVDIQRIRVMRLSKGGPAGDTALAAPNSQRPTQIGHTEGSQGRVQNNQSFSQRHPSNWVDVDEDEDEEEGVEATPPHNEDY is encoded by the exons atggagttCAGTATCAGTGGCAATGCGCTGAAGACCTTCGCTAGATCTATAACATGCCTCGCACGCGTCGGCAACGAGCTCGTTGTCCAAGCTTCGCCGACACAG CTGGCATTGCACACTTTAAATGCTTCACGTTCTGCCTACCAGTGTATTACATTTCAGTCAAGTTTCTTCGATGTATGTACTGTTTCTGGTCCTCAAGCTCATTTCAGTGTACTTTTGAAG GCTGTATGTTCTGTTCTTAGGACTCCACTCGCGAGCATTGATCACATGAGTGTGCAGTTGCCAGATCATGATGCATCTAAGGTCAAATGGACTTTGGAATGTTTCAGTG gtatgaagaaaacatattgGATTACTTGCAATGTGGAACCCGATATACAGCATCTGTCGCTTGATAGGAGTAGATTTCCAAGTACCTTAGTTGTGCATCCTCGAAATCTGAGCAAGTTGCTTGGAAACTTTCAGTCATCCCTCCAAGAGATTACAATAATTGCTACAGATCAAGCTTCTTTTCCCTCTGATGCTGCGAGCGACATAGGTGGAAAAGCTGTTGAGTTTCGGAGCTATGTCGATCCGAACAAAG ATGGCGACTCTTTGTTACACACTCAGCTATGGATAGATCCATCAGAAGAATTTATACAGTATACTCATGCAGGTGATCCTGTTGACATCACATTTTCCCTGAAGGAACTAAAG GCATTTCTTTCGTTCTGTGAGGGATGTGAAGCCGACATTCATCTTTTCTTCGAAAAAGCTGGCGA GCCAATATTGATGGCTCCAAAATTCGGGTTGGGTGATGGGTCAAGCTCAAGTTTTGATGCAACACTCGTTCTTGCGACAATGCTTATGTCTCAACTTCAGGAAGGGATTCCGCAAGAACCTCCTGGAGCAGCAAATTCCACAGGTTGTCATGCTGACGAGCAAGTAGGATCGCAGCCTCACGAACGGTCTAGGCAGAATGCCTCTGGGCACCCATCTGATCACACACGAGTTTGGTCTGAACTTTCAG CAGGAATTGCCACTAAGAGCGTGAACGGTTCTGAGGATAGCCCACAAGCTCAGGGACAACCAGACGTGGATATCCAAAGAATTAGGGTTATGAGATTATCAAAAGGCGGGCCAGCTGGGGATACTGCTCTTGCAGCTCCTAACTC CCAACGTCCCACACAGATAGGTCACACTGAAGGATCCCAAG GACGGGTACAGAACAACCAAAGTTTCTCGCAGCGCCACCCTAGTAATTGGGTAGATGTAGATGAGGAtgaagacgaggaagaaggtGTTGAGGCGACGCCACCTCACAATGAAGATTATTAA
- the LOC104712558 gene encoding cell cycle checkpoint control protein RAD9A isoform X2 codes for MEFSISGNALKTFARSITCLARVGNELVVQASPTQLALHTLNASRSAYQCITFQSSFFDVCTVSGPQAHFSVLLKAVCSVLRTPLASIDHMSVQLPDHDASKVKWTLECFSGMKKTYWITCNVEPDIQHLSLDRSRFPSTLVVHPRNLSKLLGNFQSSLQEITIIATDQASFPSDAASDIGGKAVEFRSYVDPNKDGDSLLHTQLWIDPSEEFIQYTHAGDPVDITFSLKELKAFLSFCEGCEADIHLFFEKAGEPILMAPKFGLGDGSSSSFDATLVLATMLMSQLQEGIPQEPPGAANSTGCHADEQVGSQPHERSRQNASGHPSDHTRVWSELSGIATKSVNGSEDSPQAQGQPDVDIQRIRVMRLSKGGPAGDTALAAPNSQRPTQIGHTEGSQGRVQNNQSFSQRHPSNWVDVDEDEDEEEGVEATPPHNEDY; via the exons atggagttCAGTATCAGTGGCAATGCGCTGAAGACCTTCGCTAGATCTATAACATGCCTCGCACGCGTCGGCAACGAGCTCGTTGTCCAAGCTTCGCCGACACAG CTGGCATTGCACACTTTAAATGCTTCACGTTCTGCCTACCAGTGTATTACATTTCAGTCAAGTTTCTTCGATGTATGTACTGTTTCTGGTCCTCAAGCTCATTTCAGTGTACTTTTGAAG GCTGTATGTTCTGTTCTTAGGACTCCACTCGCGAGCATTGATCACATGAGTGTGCAGTTGCCAGATCATGATGCATCTAAGGTCAAATGGACTTTGGAATGTTTCAGTG gtatgaagaaaacatattgGATTACTTGCAATGTGGAACCCGATATACAGCATCTGTCGCTTGATAGGAGTAGATTTCCAAGTACCTTAGTTGTGCATCCTCGAAATCTGAGCAAGTTGCTTGGAAACTTTCAGTCATCCCTCCAAGAGATTACAATAATTGCTACAGATCAAGCTTCTTTTCCCTCTGATGCTGCGAGCGACATAGGTGGAAAAGCTGTTGAGTTTCGGAGCTATGTCGATCCGAACAAAG ATGGCGACTCTTTGTTACACACTCAGCTATGGATAGATCCATCAGAAGAATTTATACAGTATACTCATGCAGGTGATCCTGTTGACATCACATTTTCCCTGAAGGAACTAAAG GCATTTCTTTCGTTCTGTGAGGGATGTGAAGCCGACATTCATCTTTTCTTCGAAAAAGCTGGCGA GCCAATATTGATGGCTCCAAAATTCGGGTTGGGTGATGGGTCAAGCTCAAGTTTTGATGCAACACTCGTTCTTGCGACAATGCTTATGTCTCAACTTCAGGAAGGGATTCCGCAAGAACCTCCTGGAGCAGCAAATTCCACAGGTTGTCATGCTGACGAGCAAGTAGGATCGCAGCCTCACGAACGGTCTAGGCAGAATGCCTCTGGGCACCCATCTGATCACACACGAGTTTGGTCTGAACTTTCAG GAATTGCCACTAAGAGCGTGAACGGTTCTGAGGATAGCCCACAAGCTCAGGGACAACCAGACGTGGATATCCAAAGAATTAGGGTTATGAGATTATCAAAAGGCGGGCCAGCTGGGGATACTGCTCTTGCAGCTCCTAACTC CCAACGTCCCACACAGATAGGTCACACTGAAGGATCCCAAG GACGGGTACAGAACAACCAAAGTTTCTCGCAGCGCCACCCTAGTAATTGGGTAGATGTAGATGAGGAtgaagacgaggaagaaggtGTTGAGGCGACGCCACCTCACAATGAAGATTATTAA